A single region of the Psychrobacter alimentarius genome encodes:
- a CDS encoding inositol monophosphatase family protein has protein sequence MEPMVVIAARTAEKVGKEILYAHQNRHKIELDIESKGLDGLVTRIDRFSEELTIETLKASYPNHSFLGEEFGMQEGRGEDADWCWIIDPLDGTKNFVHGVPQFCVSIAVQHKGVTQHGVVYDPVRDEMFSASRGKGARLNQRRISVSERKTIDGGLFTTGHPLERKRNGEVISYAKQHFESLQKVSEAGGQIRRLGSAALDLCYVAAGRFDGYFEMSIKPWDIAAGELIVTEARGVVVDHTGAHNSMTSGSIFACNVKLLKPLMQTVVPSWGDAL, from the coding sequence ATGGAACCCATGGTCGTCATCGCAGCACGTACTGCTGAAAAAGTTGGTAAAGAAATTTTATATGCGCATCAAAACCGTCATAAAATTGAATTGGACATTGAGTCTAAAGGACTTGATGGTCTAGTGACGCGCATCGATCGCTTCAGCGAAGAGCTGACGATTGAAACACTAAAAGCCAGCTACCCAAATCATTCATTTTTGGGTGAAGAGTTCGGTATGCAAGAAGGTCGCGGCGAAGATGCGGACTGGTGCTGGATTATCGATCCATTAGATGGCACCAAAAACTTCGTCCATGGTGTGCCGCAGTTTTGTGTGTCTATCGCAGTACAGCATAAAGGTGTCACGCAACATGGTGTTGTCTATGACCCAGTTCGTGATGAGATGTTCTCTGCGAGCCGTGGTAAAGGCGCTCGTCTGAACCAGCGCCGCATCAGTGTGAGCGAACGCAAAACCATCGACGGTGGCTTATTTACGACTGGTCACCCTCTTGAACGTAAGCGCAATGGTGAAGTAATCTCTTATGCAAAACAGCATTTTGAGAGCCTACAAAAAGTCTCTGAAGCGGGTGGTCAAATTCGTCGTCTAGGTTCAGCGGCATTGGATCTATGCTATGTGGCTGCTGGTCGCTTCGATGGTTATTTTGAGATGTCTATCAAGCCTTGGGATATCGCAGCGGGCGAGCTTATCGTAACAGAAGCACGCGGTGTGGTGGTCGATCATACTGGCGCACACAACTCTATGACCTCAGGCTCTATCTTTGCTTGTAATGTCAAATTGTTGAAACCATTGATGCAGACGGTCGTTCCTTCGTGGGGCGATGCATTATAA
- a CDS encoding WS/DGAT/MGAT family O-acyltransferase produces the protein MRLLTAVDQLFLLIESRKQPMHVGGLFLFEKPEAADSDFVYQLVKQMQESDVPPSFPFNQVLEHLIFWKKDKNFDVEHHFHHVALPSPGRIRELLMYISREHGRLLDRAMPLWECHIIEGIQPENEHSPERFALYFKIHHSLVDGIAAMRLVQRSLSQSPDEPVTLPVWSLMTRHRNQVNAMLPAKRSVRRIIKEQISTIKPVFTELLDNFKNYGDDGYVGTFDAPMSVLNTRISASRRIAAQSYDIQRFNAIAERLKISKNDVVLAVCAGAIRQYLIAMDALPSKPLIAFVPMSLRTDNSIAGNQLSFVLANLGTHLDNPLRRIELIHRSMNNGKRRFRRMNQAQVINYSVIAYAWEGINVATGLFPKKQAFNLIISNVPGSEKPLYWNGARLQSLYPASIVFNGQAMNITLASYLDKIEFCITACSKALPHVQDMLALIENELTLLETMSKELEFQGITVEDKCTRKTKKLAP, from the coding sequence ATGCGACTTCTCACCGCAGTTGATCAGTTATTTTTACTTATTGAGTCGCGTAAACAGCCCATGCATGTCGGTGGTTTGTTCTTATTTGAAAAACCAGAAGCGGCGGACAGCGATTTTGTTTATCAGTTAGTCAAACAAATGCAAGAATCCGATGTACCGCCAAGCTTTCCTTTTAATCAGGTTTTAGAGCATCTGATTTTTTGGAAAAAAGACAAAAACTTTGATGTCGAGCATCATTTTCATCATGTTGCTCTGCCAAGTCCTGGTCGTATTCGCGAGCTGCTGATGTACATTTCAAGAGAGCATGGTCGTCTGCTAGATCGTGCGATGCCGCTATGGGAATGTCACATCATCGAAGGCATTCAACCAGAAAACGAGCACAGCCCTGAGCGGTTTGCATTATATTTTAAGATTCATCACTCGCTGGTCGATGGCATAGCAGCCATGCGGTTGGTGCAACGATCTCTCTCGCAATCGCCAGATGAGCCAGTTACGCTGCCCGTGTGGTCATTGATGACGCGCCATCGCAATCAGGTCAATGCTATGCTGCCTGCCAAGCGATCTGTACGGCGCATCATCAAAGAGCAAATCTCTACCATCAAACCTGTCTTTACCGAATTGCTCGACAATTTTAAAAATTATGGCGACGATGGTTATGTCGGCACTTTTGATGCCCCAATGAGCGTTTTGAATACGCGAATTTCAGCCTCACGGCGAATTGCTGCGCAGTCTTATGACATACAGCGCTTCAACGCTATTGCTGAGAGATTAAAAATCAGTAAAAACGATGTCGTACTGGCCGTTTGTGCTGGTGCCATTCGTCAGTATTTGATAGCCATGGATGCGCTGCCAAGCAAACCTTTAATTGCCTTTGTGCCCATGTCGCTGCGTACTGACAACAGTATTGCAGGCAATCAGTTGTCGTTTGTATTGGCAAACTTAGGCACCCATTTGGATAACCCACTCCGTAGGATCGAGCTTATTCATCGCAGTATGAATAATGGCAAACGCCGGTTTCGCCGTATGAATCAGGCGCAAGTCATCAACTACAGTGTGATTGCTTATGCTTGGGAAGGGATTAACGTGGCAACAGGGCTGTTCCCTAAAAAGCAAGCCTTCAACCTTATCATCTCCAACGTGCCCGGTTCTGAAAAACCTCTGTACTGGAATGGGGCGCGCCTACAGTCCCTATACCCCGCTTCTATCGTCTTCAATGGTCAAGCAATGAACATTACCTTAGCCAGTTATTTGGATAAGATTGAGTTTTGCATTACCGCTTGCAGTAAAGCTTTGCCACACGTACAAGATATGCTGGCGCTTATAGAAAACGAGTTGACGCTGTTAGAGACGATGAGTAAAGAGCTTGAGTTTCAAGGGATCACGGTTGAAGATAAATGCACCAGAAAAACAAAAAAGCTGGCTCCATAA
- a CDS encoding DUF4442 domain-containing protein — translation MSGLLKKLPIKLAKKSSTKVSDNAGLPVEQPNSTLKPISNQFTKLLSVTKYLPNSARSSILSKAFGKVVPYVGTTGVYYEIVEPNRVVVSLNNTKTVQNHIGSIHAVAITLLAETATGFILGLNLPSDRVLLIKSYSVNFYRPIKKGQIAAIASLSDEQRLDILNTPKGEMVIPCVIHDRESDSERDPIVVEMTWAWIPKAELEARRQGKNNEPS, via the coding sequence ATGTCAGGACTATTAAAAAAACTGCCTATCAAACTGGCAAAAAAATCGTCAACCAAAGTTTCTGACAATGCAGGACTGCCAGTCGAACAACCAAACAGTACGCTTAAGCCAATCAGTAACCAATTCACCAAGCTCTTATCTGTCACCAAATATTTGCCTAACAGCGCGCGTTCTAGCATCTTGTCTAAAGCCTTTGGTAAAGTAGTGCCCTACGTAGGAACGACGGGGGTTTATTACGAAATCGTCGAGCCCAATCGCGTCGTGGTCAGCTTAAACAATACCAAAACGGTTCAAAACCATATCGGCTCTATTCATGCCGTGGCCATCACGTTACTGGCAGAGACCGCCACAGGTTTTATTTTGGGTTTAAATCTGCCGTCTGATCGTGTGCTACTGATTAAGTCGTATTCGGTCAATTTTTATCGTCCAATCAAAAAAGGACAAATAGCCGCCATCGCCAGTTTATCGGATGAGCAGCGTCTAGATATTTTAAACACTCCAAAGGGTGAGATGGTGATTCCTTGCGTGATTCATGATCGCGAGTCTGATAGTGAGCGCGATCCTATTGTGGTTGAGATGACATGGGCATGGATACCCAAAGCAGAATTAGAAGCGCGGCGCCAAGGCAAAAACAATGAACCGTCTTAA
- the dxs gene encoding 1-deoxy-D-xylulose-5-phosphate synthase: MQQSPSSPQSHSVSASAFDSAAQLSNLQQTYTVIPRVRPETPLLDGIATPSDLNDFTTAQLITLADELRLFLLYSAGQSGGHFGANLGVVELTIALHYLLDAPKDQIVWDVGHQAYAHKVLTGRREQIGTIRSKDGLTAFPERAESAYDTFGVGHSSTSISAGLGMSLALRYQGLTQTVACIIGDGAMTGGMAFEAMNDAVQQDADLLVILNDNDMSISCSIGGFSRHLAMLWESGYQVDISDAGEPILCRRPDMQTFDRRKRHKEMRDVPQLEDNLFKAIGFTYFGPFDGHDIPELLRVLSIAKQLKGPVLIHIYTTKGKGFAPAELDPVGYHAISKLPVETENDAQSKATEASDITAASTVTTKPALKYSQVFGQFLCDKAVTDDKLLAITPAMEEGSGMIDFARRFPERFFDVAIAEQHAVTLAAGMATQGVKPIVAIYSTFLQRGYDQLIHDVALQDLDVMFAIDRAGLVGEDGATHAGVFDLAFLRCVPNMLIAAPKDENECYHLLNTCYEYQGCTAVRYPRGTGTGAVITQPAQTYNIGEAVVESILGNDTAPKKLALLAFGTTVATAQQAAQNLISEDASADCQVQVVNMRWVKPLDSALLESLLAQRVTHIATLEEHVIMGGAGSAVNEYLLNESPAFKRHHPIICNIGIPDRFIAHGSPAEQLADCGLDIDGVVKQLKQLLS; the protein is encoded by the coding sequence ATGCAGCAGTCACCTTCTTCCCCACAGTCTCATTCCGTATCTGCGTCAGCGTTTGATTCTGCTGCCCAGCTGTCGAATTTACAGCAAACTTATACTGTTATTCCGCGCGTGCGTCCTGAAACGCCTCTGCTTGATGGTATTGCTACACCCTCTGATCTCAATGATTTTACAACGGCTCAATTGATCACGTTGGCTGATGAGCTGCGTCTGTTTTTGTTGTATTCAGCAGGACAAAGCGGCGGGCACTTTGGTGCCAATTTAGGGGTGGTTGAGCTGACCATTGCCTTGCACTATTTATTAGACGCACCAAAAGACCAGATCGTTTGGGATGTGGGACATCAAGCTTATGCGCATAAAGTATTAACGGGACGCCGTGAGCAGATTGGTACTATTCGCTCAAAAGATGGCTTGACTGCCTTTCCTGAGCGAGCAGAATCCGCTTATGATACTTTTGGGGTTGGACATTCATCGACATCCATATCAGCGGGTTTGGGCATGAGTCTGGCGCTGCGTTATCAAGGCCTGACGCAGACCGTTGCTTGTATTATTGGTGATGGTGCAATGACGGGCGGGATGGCGTTTGAGGCCATGAACGACGCGGTACAGCAAGACGCTGATCTCTTAGTTATCTTGAATGACAACGATATGTCGATATCGTGTTCTATTGGCGGTTTTTCACGGCATTTAGCGATGCTTTGGGAGTCGGGTTATCAGGTAGATATCTCTGACGCAGGCGAGCCTATTTTATGTCGTCGCCCTGATATGCAAACGTTCGATCGTCGCAAACGTCATAAAGAGATGCGCGATGTGCCGCAGCTAGAAGACAACTTATTCAAAGCAATTGGTTTTACGTATTTCGGCCCTTTTGATGGTCATGATATCCCTGAATTGCTGCGCGTATTATCGATTGCCAAGCAGCTAAAAGGTCCCGTTTTAATCCATATCTATACGACTAAAGGCAAAGGTTTTGCGCCTGCTGAGCTGGATCCAGTCGGTTATCATGCGATCAGTAAGTTGCCTGTGGAAACTGAGAACGACGCACAGAGCAAGGCCACAGAAGCTTCAGACATAACAGCCGCTTCAACAGTAACAACGAAACCTGCTTTGAAATACTCGCAAGTATTTGGGCAGTTTTTATGTGATAAAGCAGTTACAGATGATAAATTGCTAGCCATCACGCCTGCTATGGAAGAAGGCTCTGGCATGATCGACTTTGCGCGTCGTTTTCCAGAGCGCTTTTTTGATGTGGCGATTGCTGAGCAGCATGCTGTCACGTTGGCAGCTGGCATGGCAACGCAAGGTGTCAAGCCTATCGTAGCGATTTACTCGACGTTTTTGCAGCGTGGTTATGATCAGCTGATTCATGACGTAGCATTACAAGATTTAGATGTGATGTTTGCTATCGATCGTGCAGGCTTGGTTGGCGAAGATGGGGCAACCCATGCTGGGGTATTTGACTTAGCGTTTTTACGCTGTGTGCCTAACATGCTGATTGCAGCGCCAAAAGATGAAAATGAATGCTACCATTTGCTCAACACCTGCTATGAATACCAAGGCTGTACGGCCGTACGTTATCCACGCGGTACGGGTACAGGAGCCGTTATTACTCAGCCGGCACAAACGTACAACATCGGTGAGGCCGTAGTAGAGTCGATTCTTGGTAATGATACTGCGCCCAAAAAGCTGGCGTTATTAGCGTTTGGTACGACCGTGGCAACCGCTCAGCAAGCCGCCCAAAACCTTATCAGCGAGGATGCATCAGCAGATTGTCAGGTGCAGGTCGTTAATATGCGCTGGGTAAAGCCTCTGGATTCGGCATTGCTAGAGTCCTTATTGGCGCAAAGGGTGACTCATATTGCGACGTTGGAAGAACATGTGATTATGGGCGGCGCGGGCAGTGCGGTGAATGAGTATTTGCTCAATGAGTCGCCTGCTTTTAAACGCCATCATCCGATTATTTGCAATATTGGTATTCCTGATCGCTTCATTGCCCATGGTTCGCCAGCAGAGCAGCTTGCTGACTGCGGTTTGGATATTGATGGTGTGGTTAAACAACTCAAGCAGCTATTGTCGTAA
- the ribA gene encoding GTP cyclohydrolase II has translation MSYQFITSAKLPTRHGEFDIHIFENDDGQEHVMLTVGLFAVDQNQDHIPDVRQDDTPIERPLPLIRIHSECLTGDAFSSLKCDCGPQLNTAMQAIQETGCGAILYLRQEGRGIGLTNKIRAYALQDQGHDTLDANLMLGLPADARIYDMCGPMLAHVGVDAVRLITNNPDKVAYLTEHGINVVERVPLLVGVNDMNAEYLATKRDRMGHLLDKDFNTALHLNK, from the coding sequence ATGTCATATCAATTTATTACTAGCGCCAAACTACCAACTCGTCATGGCGAGTTTGATATTCATATCTTTGAAAACGATGATGGTCAAGAGCATGTGATGCTGACCGTTGGCTTGTTTGCGGTCGACCAAAACCAAGATCATATCCCAGACGTGCGTCAAGATGACACGCCAATAGAGCGACCGCTTCCGTTGATTCGCATTCATTCAGAGTGCCTGACTGGGGATGCTTTTAGCTCCTTAAAATGCGACTGTGGACCACAGCTCAATACTGCCATGCAAGCAATACAAGAGACGGGCTGCGGGGCTATTTTGTATTTGCGTCAAGAGGGCCGCGGTATTGGTCTGACCAATAAAATTCGTGCTTACGCCCTTCAAGATCAAGGCCATGATACGTTAGATGCCAATCTCATGTTGGGCTTGCCCGCGGATGCGCGTATCTATGATATGTGTGGACCGATGCTGGCACATGTGGGTGTAGATGCAGTCAGACTCATTACCAACAATCCAGACAAAGTGGCATATCTGACTGAACATGGTATTAATGTTGTTGAACGCGTGCCATTATTGGTTGGGGTAAATGATATGAACGCTGAGTACCTAGCGACCAAGCGCGACCGCATGGGACATTTGCTGGATAAAGACTTCAATACCGCCCTACACCTTAATAAATAG
- the gspE gene encoding type II secretion system ATPase GspE codes for MLAIDPELPPTLLLTKATPLSAINEAVRFLQQQGVRAVPTYESVNADDFERRMNAAYAGNTGESQHIAAGLEDHPDLDSLADSVPETEDLMDQQDDAPIIRLINALLSEAIRLNASDIHIETFEKRLVVRFRVDGELKEIITPKRQLAPLLVSRIKVMARLDIAEKRVPQDGRISLRLAGREVDVRVSTLPSSFGERVVMRLLDKQAGRLNMTYLGLSDNDYSELKRLIHRPHGIILVTGPTGSGKTTTLYSALTDLNDQTRNILTAEDPIEFQLDGIGQTQVNNKVDMTFAKSLRAMLRQDPDVVMVGEIRDLETAEIAVQASLTGHLVLSTLHTNTAIGAVTRLQDMGVEPFLLSSSLIGVVAQRLVRTLCSHCHGWQAADTEQAKLFTEIGVEIEKGVDSAIQLPKPIGCDKCNQSGFKGRTAIYEVVPIDDTLRRMIHSNTAEYELEEYARLQTPSIRADGLRKVIEGRTTLEEVLRVTKESALIDEAIIS; via the coding sequence ATGCTGGCAATCGATCCTGAGCTGCCGCCGACATTGCTACTGACCAAAGCCACTCCTTTATCCGCCATCAATGAGGCGGTACGCTTTTTACAGCAGCAAGGCGTGCGCGCTGTACCAACTTACGAAAGTGTCAACGCGGACGACTTTGAAAGGCGTATGAACGCCGCCTACGCCGGTAATACGGGAGAATCACAGCACATTGCTGCTGGGCTAGAAGATCATCCCGATCTTGATAGTTTGGCAGACAGTGTCCCAGAGACGGAAGATTTGATGGATCAGCAAGACGATGCCCCTATTATTCGTCTGATTAATGCACTGTTGTCTGAAGCCATACGTTTGAATGCCTCGGACATTCACATCGAAACCTTTGAGAAGCGATTAGTGGTACGTTTTCGTGTCGATGGGGAATTGAAGGAGATCATCACCCCAAAACGACAGTTGGCACCATTACTGGTCTCACGTATTAAAGTCATGGCTCGACTGGATATCGCTGAAAAGCGTGTGCCGCAAGATGGGCGTATCAGTCTAAGATTGGCAGGTCGTGAGGTGGATGTGCGAGTATCGACATTGCCTTCAAGCTTTGGTGAGCGAGTGGTGATGCGTTTGTTAGACAAGCAAGCAGGGCGTCTCAATATGACGTATTTGGGGTTGTCTGATAATGACTATAGCGAGCTTAAACGTTTGATTCATCGCCCACATGGCATTATTTTGGTGACAGGGCCGACAGGCTCAGGCAAAACCACGACGCTGTATTCGGCATTGACAGACTTAAATGATCAAACCCGTAATATCTTGACCGCTGAAGATCCCATTGAGTTTCAGCTCGATGGTATCGGGCAAACGCAGGTCAATAATAAAGTCGATATGACCTTTGCCAAAAGTTTGCGAGCGATGTTGCGTCAAGATCCAGACGTAGTGATGGTGGGTGAGATTCGTGATCTTGAGACAGCAGAGATTGCCGTACAAGCGTCTTTAACAGGACATTTGGTATTATCAACGCTGCACACCAATACGGCCATTGGCGCAGTCACACGACTGCAAGACATGGGCGTTGAGCCGTTTTTATTATCGTCGTCGCTCATCGGCGTGGTAGCGCAGCGTTTGGTGCGTACTTTGTGCTCACACTGTCATGGCTGGCAAGCAGCCGACACAGAGCAAGCCAAGTTGTTTACTGAGATTGGTGTGGAGATTGAGAAGGGAGTCGATAGCGCTATCCAATTGCCCAAACCCATTGGCTGTGATAAATGTAATCAATCAGGTTTTAAAGGGCGTACGGCGATATATGAAGTCGTGCCCATTGATGACACGTTACGTCGCATGATTCATAGTAATACCGCTGAGTACGAGCTAGAAGAGTACGCGCGTTTGCAGACGCCCTCGATTCGTGCCGATGGTCTGCGCAAGGTCATAGAAGGGCGTACCACGTTAGAAGAGGTACTGCGAGTGACCAAAGAAAGCGCGCTCATTGACGAGGCGATTATTAGCTAA
- a CDS encoding RidA family protein produces MSKKAQVLFKTLSQTVLVTACALGFTMATHAAPVGATTATTTKSGPVFLGEGGDYPFSEAVRVGNTLYLSGQIGMREGRLVKGGIKSETKQTLDNINATLLTYGYQKSDIVKCMAMLVDMDDFDDFNDVYRTEMTRPYPTRSAFGVSELAAGASVEIECMAVK; encoded by the coding sequence ATGTCCAAAAAAGCTCAAGTATTGTTTAAAACATTGTCTCAGACGGTGCTCGTTACTGCCTGCGCCTTAGGATTTACGATGGCGACCCATGCAGCGCCAGTAGGAGCAACCACCGCCACTACCACAAAATCTGGCCCTGTATTTCTTGGCGAAGGTGGAGATTATCCTTTTTCAGAAGCGGTACGTGTCGGCAATACCTTATACCTATCTGGTCAGATTGGTATGAGAGAAGGTAGGCTGGTCAAAGGCGGTATCAAATCTGAAACCAAACAAACCTTAGACAATATCAATGCCACTTTATTAACATACGGCTATCAAAAATCAGATATCGTCAAGTGTATGGCAATGCTTGTTGATATGGATGACTTTGACGACTTCAACGACGTCTATAGAACTGAAATGACCAGACCTTATCCTACACGTTCTGCTTTTGGCGTGTCAGAATTGGCAGCTGGTGCTAGTGTCGAGATTGAGTGTATGGCAGTAAAATAA
- a CDS encoding thiazole synthase: protein MSENASIIQPTPLLQDTFTVGSRTFSSRLLVGTGKYKDMTETGDAIAASGAEIVTVAIRRTNIGQNSNEPNLLDVISPDKYTILPNTAGCFDAETAIRTCKLARELLGGHNLVKLEVLGDEKTLYPNVTETLKAAKVLIDDGFEVMVYTSDDPIVAQELESMGCVAIMPLGSLIGSGLGLLNRHTLSLIIENAKVPVLVDAGVGTASDAALAMELGCDGVLMNSAIANAQNPVMMAHAMKHAIWAGRAAFLAGRMPMRKMATASSPQTGYFFQ from the coding sequence ATGTCAGAGAACGCTAGCATTATCCAACCGACACCCCTTTTACAAGATACTTTTACCGTAGGCAGTCGCACCTTCTCTTCTAGGCTGTTGGTAGGTACGGGCAAATATAAAGACATGACTGAAACGGGTGACGCTATTGCTGCCTCAGGAGCAGAGATTGTGACAGTCGCGATTCGTCGTACCAATATTGGACAAAATAGCAATGAGCCTAATTTGCTTGATGTGATTTCGCCTGACAAATACACCATTTTACCCAATACGGCTGGCTGCTTTGATGCAGAGACAGCGATTCGTACTTGTAAGCTTGCGCGCGAGCTATTGGGCGGACACAATTTGGTCAAGCTTGAAGTGTTGGGTGATGAAAAAACCCTCTATCCCAATGTGACCGAAACCTTAAAAGCTGCCAAAGTATTGATTGATGATGGTTTTGAAGTCATGGTGTATACCTCAGATGACCCTATCGTTGCCCAAGAATTAGAGAGCATGGGCTGCGTTGCTATTATGCCGCTTGGTAGCTTGATTGGCTCAGGTTTGGGTCTGCTCAATCGTCACACGCTCAGCTTAATTATTGAAAATGCCAAAGTACCCGTATTGGTTGATGCAGGCGTGGGTACTGCGTCTGATGCAGCGCTGGCCATGGAGCTGGGTTGTGATGGCGTATTGATGAATTCGGCCATTGCCAATGCGCAAAATCCAGTGATGATGGCTCATGCTATGAAACACGCCATATGGGCAGGGCGTGCCGCCTTTTTGGCCGGTCGTATGCCTATGCGCAAGATGGCAACAGCCAGCTCACCGCAGACTGGCTACTTTTTTCAATAG
- the hemF gene encoding oxygen-dependent coproporphyrinogen oxidase, translated as MSMPTLDNKQNLPAADDATTPTNDDIVRVREFLVDLQARICQALEAQERAGGGNATFVPDDWERLEGGGGRSSVLAGGKVIEKAGVMFSHIHVHNLPASATARHPHIAGRKAQAMGVSLVVHPTNPNVPTSHANVRLFVAEAAGEEPIWWFGGGFDLTPFYPVLEDCVHWHQVCHDLCAPFGNNVYADFKQWCDEYFHLRHRDEQRGIGGLFYDDVNTDSRGWDFETCFNFMQAVGNGYLDGILPIFEQRKNTPYTDEQREFQLYRRGRYVEYNLVYDRGTLFGLQSNGRIESILVSMPPLASWHYRLEPAEGTPEFELTDYYLKPRDWLTP; from the coding sequence ATGAGTATGCCAACTTTAGATAATAAGCAAAATCTGCCAGCAGCAGATGACGCGACGACACCCACCAATGATGATATCGTGCGTGTGCGTGAATTTTTAGTCGATTTACAAGCCCGTATTTGCCAAGCGTTAGAAGCGCAAGAACGCGCAGGCGGTGGCAACGCAACCTTTGTCCCTGATGATTGGGAGCGCCTTGAGGGAGGCGGTGGACGATCAAGCGTATTAGCAGGTGGCAAAGTTATTGAAAAAGCGGGCGTCATGTTCAGTCATATCCATGTGCACAACTTACCTGCTTCCGCTACTGCTCGTCATCCTCATATTGCTGGTCGTAAAGCACAGGCCATGGGCGTCTCATTGGTGGTTCATCCTACTAACCCAAATGTCCCTACCAGTCATGCCAATGTACGACTGTTTGTCGCAGAAGCCGCGGGTGAAGAGCCGATATGGTGGTTTGGTGGTGGGTTTGATTTGACGCCGTTTTATCCGGTGCTCGAAGACTGCGTCCATTGGCACCAAGTCTGTCATGATCTTTGTGCGCCTTTTGGTAACAATGTCTATGCAGATTTCAAACAGTGGTGCGATGAGTATTTTCATTTGCGCCATCGCGATGAGCAGCGCGGTATCGGTGGTTTGTTCTATGATGACGTCAATACTGACAGTCGCGGCTGGGACTTTGAGACTTGCTTTAATTTTATGCAAGCCGTTGGTAATGGTTATCTTGATGGTATCCTACCGATTTTTGAGCAGCGTAAAAACACCCCTTATACCGATGAGCAGCGTGAGTTTCAGCTTTATCGTCGTGGACGTTATGTAGAATACAACCTCGTCTACGATCGTGGTACGTTATTCGGACTGCAAAGCAATGGGCGTATCGAGTCCATACTTGTCAGTATGCCGCCTCTCGCCAGCTGGCATTATCGTCTAGAACCGGCCGAGGGCACCCCTGAGTTTGAATTAACCGATTACTATCTAAAACCGCGTGATTGGTTAACACCATAG